The proteins below come from a single uncultured Carboxylicivirga sp. genomic window:
- a CDS encoding LacI family DNA-binding transcriptional regulator, which translates to MKKVTISDIAKRLDMTPSTVSRALANNTRVSEATRNKVQETAKELGYQPNVTAASLRKGTSDTIGMIVPRINRHFFSNVISGVEEILNPAGYNLVVIQSGELLSREIKAVDSLLQNRVGGIILSLSLQTNSFEHLEEIVKHHIPLVQFDRVTKSLPGSKITNDNYTGGYLATRHLIKCGFKHIAHFSGSYKLRAYRERKAGYIAALEEAGIRVDDKLIVDDVITREAGHAQIHKLVMRTSADAVFCAGDYSALGAMEGLKSLGYHIPDQFGIVGFANEPFSELMDPALSSVEQNALEMGNKVALAMIKSIQNEDLPEEEVIPVRFIGRSSSWKDYK; encoded by the coding sequence ATGAAAAAAGTAACAATAAGCGACATTGCTAAAAGGTTGGATATGACCCCATCTACGGTTTCGAGGGCACTGGCAAATAATACGCGTGTAAGCGAAGCTACTCGCAATAAAGTGCAAGAAACAGCGAAGGAATTGGGATATCAACCCAATGTTACGGCCGCATCGTTGCGTAAAGGTACCAGCGATACAATTGGAATGATTGTTCCACGTATAAATCGTCATTTTTTTAGTAACGTTATAAGTGGCGTTGAAGAAATTCTAAATCCGGCAGGTTATAATCTGGTAGTTATTCAGAGTGGAGAATTGCTAAGCAGGGAAATTAAGGCTGTAGATTCTTTATTGCAAAATAGGGTGGGGGGAATTATTCTTTCATTATCACTTCAAACCAATAGTTTCGAACATTTAGAAGAAATTGTAAAGCATCATATTCCACTTGTTCAATTTGATAGGGTAACTAAGAGTTTGCCTGGATCGAAAATAACAAACGATAATTATACTGGTGGATATTTAGCAACTCGCCATTTAATAAAATGTGGATTTAAGCACATTGCCCATTTTAGCGGGAGTTATAAATTGCGTGCTTATCGCGAACGAAAAGCCGGGTATATTGCAGCTTTAGAAGAGGCTGGTATAAGGGTAGATGACAAACTAATTGTAGATGATGTTATTACACGAGAAGCAGGTCATGCTCAAATACATAAGCTGGTAATGCGAACCTCTGCCGATGCCGTTTTTTGTGCTGGTGATTATAGTGCATTAGGTGCTATGGAAGGACTGAAGTCTTTGGGGTATCATATTCCGGATCAGTTTGGTATTGTAGGTTTTGCTAATGAGCCATTCTCTGAATTGATGGATCCGGCTTTGTCATCGGTTGAGCAAAATGCTTTGGAAATGGGTAATAAAGTGGCATTAGCCATGATTAAATCAATACAAAATGAAGATTTACCGGAAGAAGAAGTTATTCCAGTACGCTTCATTGGAAGAAGCTCTTCGTGGAAAGATTATAAATAA
- the kduI gene encoding 5-dehydro-4-deoxy-D-glucuronate isomerase, with protein sequence MSLEVRYAVHPEDAKSYGTDRLRKEFLIEKVMVPGEINLVYSMYDRYIVGGAVPTDKPIELGTYDELKAEFFLNRREMGIINVGGAGTITADGVEYKLERKEALYLGSGIKKVTFASVDASNPAHLYINSAPAHKSLPSKHVTLKDANVLQLGSLETSNERQINQLLVKEVVETCQLQMGMTELKPGSVWNTMPAHTHSRRMEAYFYFEVPDNQAICHFMGQPDNTRHIWMQNEQAVLSPSWSIHSAAGTSNYIFIWGMAGENLDYGDMDIRQPNELK encoded by the coding sequence ATGAGTTTAGAAGTTCGTTATGCAGTTCATCCTGAGGATGCAAAGAGTTACGGAACAGATCGTCTTCGTAAAGAGTTTTTAATTGAAAAAGTAATGGTGCCTGGCGAAATTAACTTGGTGTATTCGATGTATGATCGTTACATTGTTGGTGGTGCTGTACCTACTGATAAACCTATTGAGTTAGGAACTTATGATGAGTTAAAAGCTGAGTTCTTTTTAAATCGTCGTGAAATGGGAATTATTAACGTAGGTGGTGCCGGAACAATTACAGCTGATGGAGTTGAATATAAATTAGAACGCAAAGAGGCTTTATACCTGGGAAGTGGTATTAAAAAGGTAACATTTGCTTCTGTAGATGCATCTAATCCTGCTCATTTATATATTAACTCAGCTCCTGCTCATAAATCATTACCATCAAAGCATGTTACCTTAAAAGATGCTAATGTATTGCAATTAGGTTCGCTAGAAACATCAAACGAACGTCAGATTAACCAGTTGTTAGTGAAAGAAGTTGTTGAGACTTGCCAATTACAAATGGGAATGACTGAGTTAAAACCAGGTAGTGTTTGGAATACTATGCCAGCTCACACTCACAGTCGTCGTATGGAAGCTTATTTCTATTTTGAAGTGCCAGATAATCAGGCTATATGTCACTTTATGGGGCAACCTGATAATACGCGTCACATTTGGATGCAAAATGAGCAGGCTGTATTGTCTCCATCGTGGAGTATTCATAGTGCAGCAGGTACATCAAACTATATCTTTATTTGGGGTATGGCTGGTGAAAACCTTGATTATGGTGATATGGATATTCGTCAACCAAATGAATTAAAATAA
- a CDS encoding cupin domain-containing protein has translation MKYVGKYDELPVAHVGEGIQRRVVKTDNLMLVNVEFTDGPTVEPDPFHSHPHEQVSYMIEGEVYLFVGDEEKVHLKAGDHFAIPSGLPHTIQRLTSVVRLIDCFTPIRQDFL, from the coding sequence ATGAAATACGTGGGTAAATACGATGAGCTTCCTGTTGCTCATGTTGGAGAGGGGATTCAGCGTAGGGTTGTAAAAACAGATAATTTGATGTTGGTAAACGTTGAGTTTACTGATGGTCCAACAGTTGAGCCGGATCCTTTTCATTCACACCCGCACGAGCAGGTTTCGTACATGATAGAAGGAGAGGTGTATCTTTTTGTTGGCGATGAAGAGAAAGTTCATCTCAAAGCAGGAGATCATTTTGCTATTCCTTCGGGTTTGCCACATACCATTCAGAGGTTAACTTCAGTAGTGAGGCTGATCGATTGTTTTACCCCAATTCGTCAGGATTTTTTATAA
- a CDS encoding gluconate 5-dehydrogenase, which yields MIQELFDLSGKVALVTGGTHGIGMAIGKVLGKAGAKICVNDLSEEKLTECKAEYAKDGIDVYTLVFNVTKEDEVDKGISQIEKEVGPVDILVNNAGIIKRIPILDMPIADFQQVIDVDLVAPLIVAKRVAPGMIERKAGKIINMCSMMSVYGRNSVSAYAAAKGGLKLLTANMCCEWAKYGVQINGIGPGYIATSQTAPIRENGHPFNDLVMTRTPAARWGEPEDVGNAALFLASKASEFVNGHVLYVDGGILANFGYVKGENDLD from the coding sequence ATGATACAAGAACTTTTTGATTTATCAGGAAAAGTAGCCCTTGTTACCGGTGGTACTCATGGTATTGGTATGGCTATTGGAAAAGTGTTAGGCAAAGCAGGTGCTAAAATTTGCGTAAACGATCTTTCAGAGGAGAAGCTTACAGAATGTAAAGCTGAATATGCAAAAGATGGTATTGATGTATATACTTTGGTTTTCAATGTAACTAAAGAAGACGAAGTGGATAAAGGTATCTCTCAGATCGAAAAAGAGGTTGGTCCGGTTGATATTTTGGTAAATAATGCTGGTATTATCAAGCGTATTCCAATTTTAGATATGCCTATTGCTGATTTTCAACAAGTAATTGATGTTGATTTAGTGGCTCCTTTAATTGTAGCTAAGCGCGTTGCACCTGGTATGATCGAAAGAAAAGCTGGTAAAATCATCAATATGTGTTCGATGATGAGTGTTTATGGTCGTAACTCTGTTTCGGCATATGCTGCTGCTAAAGGTGGTTTAAAATTATTAACTGCCAACATGTGTTGCGAGTGGGCTAAGTATGGCGTACAAATCAATGGTATTGGTCCGGGTTACATTGCTACTTCACAAACAGCTCCAATTCGCGAAAATGGTCACCCATTCAACGATTTGGTTATGACTCGTACACCTGCAGCTCGTTGGGGAGAACCAGAAGATGTAGGTAATGCAGCTTTGTTTTTAGCTTCAAAAGCAAGTGAATTTGTAAATGGTCATGTATTATATGTTGATGGTGGTATTTTAGCCAACTTCGGATATGTTAAAGGCGAAAACGATCTTGACTAA
- a CDS encoding DUF4861 family protein: protein MKKFIPILTIVVSLFFVRCSVPSPKVTVTNPADFDRLIETVEVQLADVNIASGKAVIIDQATGKEVLSQLVDKNTDGIVESILFQVELKAKESKTFEVKEGVSSLEPTEVKTFARFVPERTDDYTWENNRVAFRTYGPEAQRMVEENIPGGTLSSGIDCWLKKVDYSIINKWYEGYKKDPMYYHSDHGEGLDNYHVGPSRGCGGTGVFKDGKYYASKNFVSHKTFTNGPLSTEFELDYLPYDADGASVKERKVISIDLGSNLTKYVIYVEGTDTLTAGVTMHDCKGTLSSNADAGWVNWYAPHFGEEISTSVLAAPEYYAGNSKVETEEADASHGLVNLKVIDGKVEFYSGFYWTGNKQFESNKKWEEYLNTFSKCLKTPLRVDVK from the coding sequence ATGAAGAAATTCATTCCAATATTAACAATTGTAGTAAGTCTGTTCTTTGTAAGATGTAGTGTGCCGTCTCCAAAAGTAACAGTTACCAATCCTGCTGATTTTGATCGTTTGATCGAAACAGTAGAAGTGCAGTTGGCTGACGTTAATATCGCCAGTGGTAAAGCTGTTATAATAGATCAGGCTACAGGTAAGGAAGTATTGAGTCAGTTAGTTGATAAAAATACGGATGGTATTGTCGAGTCTATTTTGTTTCAGGTGGAATTGAAAGCGAAGGAATCTAAAACTTTTGAAGTTAAAGAGGGTGTTAGTTCGCTTGAACCAACCGAAGTAAAAACATTTGCTCGTTTTGTACCTGAACGTACCGACGATTATACTTGGGAAAACAACCGAGTGGCTTTTCGTACTTATGGACCTGAAGCTCAACGTATGGTCGAAGAGAATATTCCAGGAGGAACACTTTCAAGTGGAATAGATTGTTGGTTGAAGAAAGTTGATTATTCAATTATCAATAAATGGTACGAAGGTTATAAGAAAGACCCAATGTACTATCATAGCGATCATGGTGAAGGTTTGGATAATTACCATGTAGGACCAAGTCGAGGATGTGGAGGAACCGGAGTGTTTAAGGATGGAAAATATTATGCATCTAAAAACTTTGTATCGCACAAAACATTTACTAATGGTCCGCTTTCAACTGAATTTGAATTAGATTATCTGCCATACGATGCTGATGGAGCTTCAGTGAAAGAGCGTAAAGTCATTTCTATCGATTTGGGTAGTAATCTAACAAAGTATGTAATTTATGTTGAAGGAACTGATACATTAACTGCTGGCGTTACCATGCACGACTGCAAAGGTACATTGTCTTCTAATGCAGATGCTGGATGGGTTAACTGGTATGCTCCTCATTTTGGGGAAGAAATTAGTACTAGTGTTCTTGCTGCTCCAGAGTATTATGCAGGTAATTCAAAAGTCGAAACTGAAGAAGCTGATGCTAGTCATGGTTTGGTAAACTTAAAAGTGATTGATGGTAAAGTAGAATTCTATTCTGGATTCTATTGGACTGGAAATAAGCAATTTGAAAGCAATAAAAAGTGGGAAGAGTATTTAAATACATTCTCTAAATGTCTTAAAACACCATTACGAGTAGACGTAAAATAA
- a CDS encoding GntR family transcriptional regulator, whose product MIDFSINPASDIPKFQQLVDHVINALAENKLFEGDQLPSVNQICQNYKLSRDTVFKAYGILKEQGIIESVPNKGYFVAKEGRKVFFFLDTLKAYKEVLYGSFVKNLDKDTIADVHFHHYNIEVFKKLITESRGRYSKYIIMPFAHDGVEEVISMLPPDKTLIIDWDTNIKKITNKLYQDFGQAVIDAFSEAEHLLKRYKTLIMVYPEFTNHPRVTVDCFEQYCKKQEFNYSILEDSNLLNVKAGEMYFSVSDRMLGEILEQCREKKLEPGVDVGILSYNETPMKKFIYKGISVISTDFKLMGQKAAAFASEDLKMDFCVPTKIFFRESL is encoded by the coding sequence ATGATTGATTTTAGTATAAACCCAGCAAGTGATATTCCCAAGTTTCAGCAATTGGTTGACCATGTGATTAATGCTTTGGCTGAAAATAAATTGTTTGAAGGTGATCAATTGCCATCGGTAAATCAAATATGTCAAAATTACAAACTATCGCGCGATACAGTATTTAAGGCCTATGGAATACTTAAGGAGCAAGGGATAATAGAATCGGTTCCTAACAAAGGGTATTTTGTTGCCAAAGAGGGGAGGAAAGTCTTTTTCTTTTTAGATACTTTAAAGGCTTATAAAGAAGTGCTTTATGGTAGTTTTGTAAAGAATTTGGATAAAGATACCATAGCGGATGTACACTTTCATCATTATAATATTGAGGTGTTTAAAAAGTTAATTACCGAGAGTAGAGGTCGTTATAGTAAGTATATTATTATGCCTTTTGCGCACGATGGGGTTGAAGAAGTTATTAGCATGTTGCCACCTGATAAAACCTTGATAATTGATTGGGATACTAATATTAAAAAAATCACCAATAAACTTTATCAGGATTTTGGACAGGCAGTAATTGATGCTTTCTCTGAAGCTGAACATCTTTTGAAAAGATATAAGACCTTAATTATGGTATATCCTGAGTTTACTAATCATCCCAGGGTGACTGTTGATTGTTTTGAGCAATATTGTAAGAAACAGGAATTTAATTATTCAATACTGGAGGATTCAAATCTGCTAAATGTAAAAGCCGGAGAGATGTATTTCAGTGTGAGTGATAGAATGTTAGGTGAAATATTGGAGCAGTGTAGAGAGAAAAAGCTGGAACCAGGTGTAGATGTTGGTATTCTATCGTACAACGAAACGCCCATGAAAAAATTTATATATAAAGGGATATCGGTTATATCAACCGATTTTAAACTGATGGGGCAGAAGGCAGCAGCTTTTGCTTCAGAGGATTTGAAGATGGATTTTTGCGTGCCAACAAAAATATTTTTTAGAGAATCGTTGTAA
- a CDS encoding FGGY family carbohydrate kinase, with the protein MYSLGFDIGSSSVKVALLDVKTGKAVDSAFYPKEEMAISSPQPDWAEQHPNDWWANLKLALKDVLTSSNVDTTQIKSIGISYQMHGLVVVDSTGEVLRPAIIWCDSRAIQFGNAAFENLGEEHCLSHMLNSPGNFTASKLKWIRENEPEVFNQVYKIMLPGDYIAYRLTGDMVTTKSGLSEGIFWDFQTQSVSKELLDYYGFNESVIPTIKETFEIQGTLTEEVAKELNLTAGVVVSYRAGDQPNNALSLNVLNPGEVAATAGTSGVVYGVSDQLKYDPKGRVNTFAHVNHSNTDPRLGVLLCINGTGILNSWLRKNVAAELDYVQMNEEASVVAPGSNGLLFFPFGNGAERVLQNENPGSSLVNLNFNHHTRAHVIRAAQEGIAFSFKFGMDVMELTGIETKVIKAGKANMFLSPIFRQTLADVTGSTIELYETDGALGAARGAAYGAGLYTSLSEAFDSLTKVGVIEPNKENGATLKATYKEWKSKLK; encoded by the coding sequence ATGTATTCACTAGGTTTTGATATCGGAAGTTCATCAGTTAAAGTAGCTTTGCTTGATGTAAAAACAGGTAAGGCAGTTGATTCAGCTTTCTATCCTAAAGAAGAAATGGCCATTTCTTCGCCACAGCCCGATTGGGCCGAGCAGCATCCAAACGATTGGTGGGCTAATTTAAAATTGGCGTTAAAGGATGTATTAACCAGTTCAAATGTTGATACTACGCAAATTAAGTCTATAGGAATATCATACCAGATGCATGGTTTAGTGGTGGTAGATAGTACCGGCGAAGTATTGCGACCAGCAATAATATGGTGCGATAGTCGTGCAATTCAATTTGGAAATGCAGCTTTTGAAAATTTAGGAGAAGAGCATTGTTTGTCTCATATGCTTAATTCTCCTGGTAATTTTACTGCTTCTAAATTAAAGTGGATTAGAGAAAACGAACCGGAGGTTTTTAATCAAGTTTATAAAATTATGCTTCCGGGCGATTATATAGCTTATCGCCTTACTGGTGATATGGTTACCACAAAAAGTGGTTTGTCAGAAGGAATCTTTTGGGATTTTCAAACCCAAAGTGTTTCAAAAGAGCTACTCGATTATTATGGTTTTAATGAGAGTGTGATTCCAACCATTAAAGAAACTTTTGAAATACAAGGAACATTAACGGAAGAGGTTGCTAAAGAGCTTAATCTTACTGCAGGAGTTGTAGTATCTTATCGTGCTGGTGACCAACCTAATAATGCTTTAAGTTTAAATGTACTGAATCCTGGTGAAGTAGCAGCTACCGCTGGAACTTCTGGTGTTGTATATGGAGTGAGCGATCAATTAAAATATGATCCTAAAGGACGTGTAAATACATTTGCTCATGTTAATCACAGTAATACAGATCCGCGTTTGGGAGTGTTGTTATGTATCAACGGAACCGGTATTTTAAATTCTTGGTTGCGCAAGAATGTGGCAGCAGAGCTCGACTATGTTCAAATGAATGAAGAAGCTTCAGTGGTTGCACCCGGAAGTAATGGGCTTTTGTTCTTCCCTTTTGGAAACGGAGCAGAACGAGTACTACAAAATGAAAATCCAGGTTCAAGCTTAGTCAATCTGAATTTTAATCATCATACCAGAGCGCATGTAATTCGTGCAGCGCAAGAAGGTATTGCCTTTAGTTTTAAATTCGGTATGGATGTGATGGAGTTAACGGGTATCGAAACCAAAGTCATCAAGGCAGGAAAAGCAAATATGTTTTTAAGCCCGATATTCCGTCAGACATTGGCTGATGTTACCGGATCGACCATTGAGTTGTATGAAACAGATGGAGCTTTAGGAGCTGCTCGTGGAGCTGCCTATGGAGCTGGTTTGTATACATCATTAAGCGAAGCCTTTGATTCGTTGACTAAAGTTGGCGTTATAGAGCCTAACAAAGAAAATGGGGCTACATTAAAAGCTACTTACAAAGAGTGGAAATCAAAATTGAAATAA
- the xylA gene encoding xylose isomerase — translation MAANEYFSGIGKIAYEGRDSKNPLAFKWYNPEQVIAGKTMKEHMRFAVAYWHSFCAKGSDPFGGDTMTFPWDKGNDAMDRAKYKMEAAFEFFTKIGAPFYCFHDTDVVGDGTVFEIEERLQKIVPIAQQYQKETGVNLLWGTANVFSNARYMNGASTNPDFGALTHAATQVKNAIDATIALGGQNYVFWGGREGYMSLLNTDMKREKEHLAQFLTMARDYARKNGFKGNFFIEPKPMEPTKHQYDVDAETVIGFLRHHGLDKDFKLNIEVNHATLAQHTFEHELQCAADAGMLGSIDANKGDYQNGWDTDEFPTNIYETVEAMLVILQAGGFQGGGINFDAKIRRNSTDAEDLFIAHVSGMDVFARALVIADDILNNSDFLKQRADRYASFDSGKGAEFETGKLTLEDLRAIAKEAGEPAQISGKQERYEQLINMYI, via the coding sequence ATGGCAGCAAACGAATATTTTTCAGGTATTGGAAAAATAGCTTACGAAGGAAGAGATTCAAAAAATCCATTGGCGTTTAAATGGTACAATCCAGAGCAAGTAATTGCAGGTAAAACAATGAAAGAGCATATGCGTTTCGCAGTGGCTTATTGGCACTCTTTCTGCGCAAAAGGAAGCGATCCTTTTGGTGGTGATACAATGACTTTCCCTTGGGATAAAGGCAACGATGCTATGGATCGTGCTAAATACAAAATGGAAGCGGCTTTTGAATTCTTTACTAAAATAGGAGCTCCTTTTTATTGTTTCCATGATACTGATGTTGTTGGTGACGGAACTGTATTTGAAATAGAAGAACGTTTGCAAAAAATTGTACCTATTGCTCAGCAATATCAAAAAGAAACCGGTGTAAATCTACTTTGGGGTACTGCTAACGTATTCTCAAATGCTCGTTATATGAATGGTGCTTCAACTAACCCTGATTTTGGTGCCTTAACTCATGCTGCTACTCAGGTTAAAAATGCTATTGATGCAACTATTGCTTTAGGTGGACAAAACTACGTATTCTGGGGTGGTCGCGAAGGTTACATGTCATTATTAAATACTGATATGAAACGCGAAAAAGAGCATTTAGCTCAGTTTTTAACAATGGCTCGTGATTATGCACGTAAGAATGGGTTTAAAGGAAACTTCTTTATTGAACCTAAGCCAATGGAACCAACTAAACATCAGTATGATGTTGATGCTGAAACTGTAATTGGATTCTTACGTCATCATGGTTTGGATAAAGATTTTAAATTAAATATTGAAGTAAACCACGCTACTTTAGCTCAACACACATTCGAACACGAATTGCAATGTGCCGCTGATGCTGGTATGTTAGGTAGTATTGATGCCAACAAAGGTGATTATCAAAATGGATGGGATACTGATGAATTCCCAACTAATATTTATGAAACTGTAGAAGCAATGTTGGTTATTCTTCAGGCTGGAGGATTTCAAGGTGGAGGTATTAACTTCGATGCTAAAATTCGTCGTAACTCAACTGATGCTGAAGATTTATTTATTGCTCATGTTTCAGGTATGGATGTTTTTGCACGTGCTTTAGTAATTGCAGATGATATTCTTAATAATAGTGACTTCCTGAAGCAAAGAGCAGATCGTTATGCTTCATTTGACTCTGGTAAAGGTGCTGAATTCGAAACTGGTAAATTAACTCTTGAAGATCTTCGTGCTATTGCTAAAGAAGCTGGAGAACCAGCTCAAATTAGTGGAAAACAAGAGCGTTACGAGCAATTAATTAATATGTATATTTAA
- the xylE gene encoding D-xylose transporter XylE — MNKEQNIGYIILLTLVATLGGLLFGYDTAVISGAEKSIQAFLIDSLHLSSFIHGATVSSALIGCIIGGAISGILASRLGRKKSLMVAAVLFFISALGSGKPEIFFFEEGKATMGLLYMFNFYRIIGGIGVGLASAVSPMYISEIAPAHIRGRLISFNQFAIIFGMLVVYFVNWSIAKGQTIDWINTFGWRYMFMSEAIPAGLFGLLLFFVPETPRYLAMQNQNDKALTILERINGREAAKTILTQIKGTVDKTTSKLSTYGTKIIVIGILLSVFQQFVGINVALYYAPRIFESMGAAKDASMLQTIVMGLINVIFTVVAIATVDHWGRKPLLITGSIGMAIGMIAIGMLSFFKVIGISTLVFIIIYTASFMMSWGPICWVLIGEIFPNKIRGKAIAIAVAAQWAANYFISSTYPAMMEFSGGATYMFYGIMSILSALFVWKMVPETKGKSLEEMEDVIKDL, encoded by the coding sequence ATGAATAAAGAACAAAATATAGGCTATATCATATTGTTAACATTGGTGGCAACCTTAGGAGGGTTGCTTTTTGGTTATGATACAGCCGTAATCTCAGGTGCTGAAAAATCCATTCAGGCCTTTTTAATTGACAGTCTACATTTAAGCTCGTTTATCCATGGTGCAACGGTTTCGAGTGCATTAATTGGATGTATAATTGGTGGTGCCATTTCAGGTATTCTTGCATCTCGATTAGGGCGTAAAAAATCCTTAATGGTAGCTGCAGTTCTGTTTTTTATATCGGCATTAGGCTCTGGAAAACCAGAAATATTCTTTTTCGAAGAAGGAAAAGCTACTATGGGCCTTCTTTATATGTTTAACTTCTACAGAATTATTGGAGGAATTGGTGTAGGTTTAGCTTCAGCTGTTAGTCCTATGTATATCAGTGAGATTGCTCCAGCTCATATTCGAGGAAGATTGATTTCATTTAACCAGTTTGCTATTATTTTTGGGATGTTGGTGGTTTATTTTGTAAACTGGTCTATTGCAAAGGGACAAACTATTGACTGGATTAATACTTTTGGATGGCGTTATATGTTTATGTCGGAAGCAATACCTGCGGGTTTATTTGGTCTTCTCTTGTTTTTTGTGCCTGAAACTCCTCGTTATTTGGCAATGCAAAATCAAAATGATAAAGCTTTAACCATACTAGAACGCATAAATGGAAGGGAAGCTGCCAAAACTATTTTAACTCAAATAAAAGGTACGGTTGACAAAACTACATCTAAATTATCTACTTATGGTACAAAAATTATTGTAATTGGAATATTATTATCTGTATTTCAGCAATTTGTAGGTATTAATGTGGCTCTTTATTATGCACCACGAATTTTTGAAAGTATGGGAGCGGCCAAAGATGCATCAATGTTGCAAACCATCGTTATGGGATTGATAAATGTAATTTTTACTGTTGTTGCAATTGCTACTGTAGATCATTGGGGACGTAAACCATTGCTAATTACCGGATCTATCGGCATGGCTATTGGAATGATAGCAATTGGTATGCTATCGTTTTTTAAAGTAATTGGTATCAGTACATTAGTTTTTATCATCATATATACTGCTTCTTTTATGATGAGTTGGGGACCTATTTGCTGGGTGTTAATTGGCGAAATATTCCCGAATAAAATACGAGGCAAAGCCATTGCTATTGCTGTTGCGGCTCAATGGGCAGCCAACTATTTTATTTCATCAACTTACCCTGCAATGATGGAATTTAGTGGGGGTGCTACTTATATGTTTTATGGCATTATGAGCATTCTATCTGCTCTGTTTGTATGGAAGATGGTTCCTGAAACCAAAGGAAAATCTTTAGAAGAAATGGAAGATGTTATTAAAGACTTATAA